A genomic window from Gossypium hirsutum isolate 1008001.06 chromosome D10, Gossypium_hirsutum_v2.1, whole genome shotgun sequence includes:
- the LOC121222615 gene encoding uncharacterized protein At2g39795, mitochondrial gives MAFASVFRKSANALAPLAIRLTRVQRNYHSSIFRALNHGLQSQKPAVNRFYPNSFHFSTAVASKKPSSDESLIRVLESEIQFAEGDSSDQVVGTPSGFPFEVEDNPGTQIVTLTREYNGELIKVDVHMLDLNEDEQDEDEVEDNDGDNNNARIPFVVTVSKKDGPSLEFSCTALHDGIGIDSLSFRNPNPGDDELAYEGPDFNDLDENLQKGFYKYLDVRGIKPSTTNYLREYMADKDNREYLLWLKNLKKFVEE, from the exons ATGGCTTTCGCTTCGGTTTTCCGTAAATCAGCTAACGCGTTGGCTCCACTCGCGATTCGACTCACCCGAGTCCAGAGGAACTACCACTCTTCGATCTTCAGGGCTTTGAACCATGGGTTACAGTCTCAGAAACCGGCCGTTAACCGTTTTTACCCAAATAGCTTCCATTTCTCTACCGCCGTTGCTTCCAAGAAACCCTCTTCTGATGAGTCTCTCATCCGAGTTCTTGAGTCCGAGATTCAGTTTGCTGAGGGTGATAGCTCTGATCAG GTTGTAGGAACTCCTAGTGGATTCCCTTTTGAAGTCGAAGATAACCCTGGGACTCAAATTGTAACATTGACAAGAGAATATAATGGTGAGCTCATAAAAGTTGATGTTCACATGCTTGATCTTAACGAAGACGAGCAAGATGAAGATGAAGTTGAAGacaatgatggggataataacaATGCTAGAATCCCGTTCGTTGTCACCGTTTCGAAGAAAGATGGTCCAAGTTTGGAGTTCAGTTGCACTGCTTTACATGATGGGATTGGAATTGACAGTTTGAGTTTTAGAAATCCCAACCCTGGGGATGATGAACTTGCTTATGAAGGCCCTGATTTCAA TGATTTGGATGAGAATTTGCAGAAGGGTTTTTACAAATACTTGGACGTTAGAGGAATCAAGCCAAGTACAACAAATTACTTGCGTGAGTACATGGCCGATAAGGATAACAGAGAGTATCTTTTATGGTTGAAAAATCTCAAGAAATTTGTTGAAGAATGA
- the LOC121222616 gene encoding NAC transcription factor 32, which produces MSNNENFQDSMLKKQKEEEEEEYFRLLPPGYRFKPRDEELVNYYLRLKISGLPLPPNRIREANLYRHDPETLTAMNKYTSSNEVEKEWYFFTPRERKYTNGSRPARKAGSGYWKATGADKEVILKGKKIGCKKTLVFYEGKPPRGFKTYWTMHEYVSSEAPVRVRHGKEDMKLDNWVLCRLYKNRREAKQKHRIPQEGNGLECQEKVEPHKMAEPVSEPINKVAPPVYDQYQQREVQPFNMNIGQDTNWFPELDNLMPVSDEYGNYYMFDNNPTHGGFQQVPNYDDFVTNAAAAAPAPFSSTFPLDNQFQFMGNAGFNLPPPPLQFQPQWPAPPSPPQQFSGANTGFDFSVDEYFLDPEFGMSPSEFC; this is translated from the exons ATGTCGAATAATGAAAATTTCCAGGATTCAATGTTGAAGAAGCagaaagaagaagaggaagaagaataCTTCAGGCTGTTGCCTCCCGGTTATAGATTCAAACCAAGGGATGAAGAGCTTGTTAATTATTACTTAAGACTAAAAATTTCGGGTCTTCCATTGCCTCCCAATAGAATAAGAGAGGCTAATCTCTACAGACATGATCCTGAAACTCTTACAG CCATGAACAAGTACACATCGTCGAATGAAGTCGAAAAAGAATGGTATTTTTTTACGCCACGAGAACGGAAATATACAAACGGATCAAGGCCGGCGAGGAAGGCCGGTAGCGGATACTGGAAAGCGACCGGAGCCGATAAGGAGGTCATATTGAAAGGAAAGAAGATAGGATGTAAAAAAACTTTAGTCTTTTACGAAGGGAAACCACCGAGAGGGTTTAAAACCTATTGGACCATGCATGAATATGTATCAAGCGAAGCTCCTGTCAGAGTAAGACATGGCAAGGAAGACATGAAG cTGGATAATTGGGTCTTGTGTAGATTATACAAGAACCGAAGGGAAGCAAAGCAAAAACATAGAATCCCACAAGAAGGGAACGGTCTTGAATGTCAAGAGAAAGTTGAACCTCACAAAATGGCTGAACCTGTTAGTGAACCCATTAATAAGGTTGCACCACCTGTTTATGATCAATATCAACAGCGTGAAGTCCAACCATTTAACATGAACATTGGACAAGACACTAATTGGTTTCCTGAACTAGATAATCTAATGCCTGTTTCCGATGAATACGgtaattattatatgtttgataatAATCCCACACATGGAGGGTTCCAGCAGGTTCCAAATTATGATGATTTTGTAACAAATGCTGCTGCTGCTGCCCCTGCTCCATTTTCTTCAACGTTTCCTCTTGATAATCAGTTTCAGTTCATGGGCAATGCTGGTTTTAACTTGCCACCGCCGCCGCTGCAATTTCAGCCACAATGGCCGGCGCCGCCGTCACCACCGCAGCAGTTTTCAGGAGCCAACACTGGTTTTGATTTTTCGGTTGATGAATATTTTTTGGATCCTGAGTTTGGCATGTCACCATCAGAGTTTTGTTGA
- the LOC121222618 gene encoding uncharacterized protein — MALANIAINLASVGSNFPSSIDKLKNSSTKAQINLRVSRNSSVKAVQSSSVESDTGRWVRKRRPQNVDGDFFVDHTCIDCGTCRWMAPQVFTRVGEMSAVYKQPTSSEDRLKALQALLSCPTSSIRTEVPPPDILEAQKTFPIPVDEKKLPGVYHCGYHSEKSYGAASYLIIHPGGNILIDSPRFTKKLAKEIETMGGVRYLFLTHKDDVADHAKWATPFTCDRILHSKYDSRTWMRDSSEKGFLEATAVKKWKLFG; from the exons ATGGCTTTAGCAAACATAGCTATCAATCTCGCAAGTGTTGGCTCAAATTTTCCTTCTTCTATTGATAAGCTGAAGAATTCATCAACTAAAGCTCAAATAAATTTAAGGGTCTCGAGAAATTCATCAGTTAAAGCAGTTCAGAGCTCATCTGTGGAATCAGATACTGGAAGATGGGTTAGAAAAAGACGACCCCAGAATGTAGATGGCGACTTCTTTGTAg ATCATACATGCATAGATTGTGGTACTTGTCGTTGGATGGCTCCG CAAGTCTTCACTAGAGTTGGTGAAATGTCTGCAGTTTATAAACAGCCAACTTCTAGCGAAGATCGATTAAAGGCTCTCCAG GCCTTGCTTTCCTGTCCAACAAGCTCAATCCGTACCGAAGTACCTCCTCCTGATATCCTAGAAGCTCAAAAGACATTTCCGATTCCAGTAGATGAAAAGAAACTACCT GGTGTTTATCACTGTGGATATCATTCTGAGAAATCATACGGAGCTGCTTCGTACTTGATCATTCACCCTGGTGGAAATATACTTATAGATAG CCCCAGATTTACAAAGAAACTTGCAAAGGAGATTGAGACAATGGGTGGAGTACGCTATTTGTTCCTAACCCACAA GGATGATGTTGCAGATCATGCAAAGTGGGCAACACCGTTTACCTGTGATCGAATTCTGCACTCGAAATAT GACTCAAGAACTTGGATGAGAGACTCATCAGAAAAGGGTTTCTTGGAAGCAACGGCGGTAAAGAAATGGAAGCTATTTGGGTAA
- the LOC121222617 gene encoding NAC transcription factor 32: MSNNENFQDSMLKKQKEEEEEEYFRLLPPGYRFKPRDEELVNYYLRPKISGLPLPPNRIREANLYGHDPETLTAMNNYTSSNEVEKEWYFFTPRERKYTNGSRPARKAGKGYWKATGADKEVILKGKKIGCKKTLVFYEGKPPRGFKTNWTMHEYVSSEAPVRVRHGKEDMKLDNWVLCRLYKNRREAKQKHRIPQEENGLECQEKVEPHKMAEPVSEPINMVAPPVYDQYEQREVQPFNMNIGQDTNRFPELDNPMPVSDEYGNYYMFDNNPTHGGGFQQVPNYDDFVTNAAAAAALDNQFQSMGNAGFNLPPQPLQFQPHWPAPPSPPQQFLGANTGFDFSVDEYLLDPEFGMPPPEFC; this comes from the exons ATGTCGAATAATGAAAATTTCCAGGATTCAATGCTGAAGAAGCagaaagaagaagaggaagaagaataCTTCAGGTTATTGCCTCCCGGTTATAGATTCAAACCAAGGGATGAAGAGCTTGTTAATTATTACTTAAGACCAAAAATTTCGGGTCTTCCATTGCCACCCAATAGAATAAGAGAGGCTAATCTCTACGGACATGATCCTGAAACTCTTACAG CCATGAACAATTACACATCGTCGAATGAAGTCGAAAAAGAATGGTATTTTTTTACGCCACGAGAACGGAAATATACAAACGGATCAAGGCCGGCGAGGAAAGCCGGTAAAGGATACTGGAAAGCGACCGGAGCCGATAAAGAGGTCATATTGAAAGGAAAGAAGATAGGATGTAAAAAGACTTTAGTCTTTTACGAAGGGAAACCACCGAGAGGGTTTAAAACCAATTGGACCATGCATGAATATGTATCAAGCGAAGCTCCTGTCAGAGTAAGACACGGCAAGGAAGACATGAAG cTGGATAATTGGGTCTTGTGTAGATTATACAAGAACCGAAGGGAAGCAAAGCAAAAACATAGAATCCCACAAGAAGAGAACGGTCTTGAATGTCAAGAGAAAGTTGAACCTCACAAAATGGCTGAACCTGTTAGTGAACCCATTAATATGGTTGCACCACCTGTTTATGATCAATATGAACAGCGTGAAGTCCAACCATTTAACATGAACATTGGACAAGACACTAATCGGTTTCCTGAACTAGACAATCCAATGCCTGTTTCCGATGAATACGgtaattattatatgtttgataatAATCCCACACATGGAGGAGGGTTCCAGCAGGTTCCAAATTATGATGATTTTGTAACAaatgctgctgctgctgctgctctTGATAATCAGTTTCAGTCCATGGGCAATGCTGGTTTTAACTTGCCACCGCAACCGCTGCAATTTCAGCCACATTGGCCGGCGCCACCGTCACCACCGCAGCAGTTTTTAGGAGCCAACACAGGTTTTGATTTCTCGGTTGATGAATATCTTTTGGATCCTGAGTTTGGGATGCCACCACCAGAGTTTTGTTGA
- the LOC107935280 gene encoding uncharacterized protein gives MALANKAINLASVGSNFPSSIDKLKNSSTKAQINLRVARNSSVKAVQSSSVESDTGRWVRKRRHQNVDGDFFVDHTCIDCDTCRWMAPQVFTRVGEMSAVYKQPTSSKDRLKALQALLSCPTSSIRTEVPPPDILEAQKTFPIPVDEKKLPGVYHCGYHSEKSYGAASYLIIHPGGNILIDSPRFTEKLAKEIETMGGVRYLFLTHKDDVADHAKWATRFSCDRILHSEDVEICTADVEMKLEGNGPWSLGDDIMLVHAPGHTEGTVCLLYKPLKILFTGDHLMMTESGLSIMEMYNKYSVPKQVDSVQKLIQFDFDWIIPGHGWRIEFKDFQEKNTVLEAFVREKYNQYSSSYK, from the exons ATGGCTTTAGCAAACAAAGCTATCAATCTCGCAAGTGTTGGCTCAAATTTTCCTTCTTCTATTGATAAGCTGAAGAATTCATCAACTAAAGCTCAAATAAATTTAAGGGTCGCGAGAAATTCATCAGTTAAAGCAGTTCAGAGCTCATCTGTGGAATCAGATACTGGAAGATGGGTTAGAAAAAGACGACACCAGAATGTAGATGGCGACTTCTTTGTAg ATCATACATGCATAGATTGTGATACTTGTCGTTGGATGGCTCCG CAAGTCTTCACAAGAGTTGGTGAAATGTCTGCAGTTTATAAACAGCCAACTTCTAGCAAAGATCGATTAAAGGCTCTCCAG GCCTTGCTTTCCTGTCCAACAAGCTCAATCCGTACCGAAGTACCTCCTCCTGATATCCTAGAAGCTCAAAAGACATTTCCGATTCCAGTAGATGAGAAGAAACTACCT GGTGTTTATCACTGTGGATATCATTCTGAGAAATCATACGGAGCTGCTTCGTACTTGATCATTCACCCTGGTGGAAATATACTTATAGATAG CCCCAGATTTACAGAGAAACTTGCAAAGGAGATTGAGACAATGGGTGGAGTACGCTATTTGTTCCTAACCCACAA GGATGATGTTGCAGATCATGCAAAGTGGGCAACACGGTTTAGCTGTGATCGAATTCTGCACTCAGAAGAT GTAGAAATTTGTACTGCTGATGTTGAGATGAAGCTAGAAGGGAATGGTCCATGGAGCCTCGGAGATGACATTATGCTTGTACATGCTCCTGGCCACACAGAA GGTACTGTTTGCTTGCTTTATAAGCCACTGAAGATTCTATTTACGGGTGACCATCTGATGATGACTGAATCTGGACTCAGCATAATGGAAATGTACAACAAATACTCTG TTCCTAAACAGGTGGATAGTGTTCAAAAGTTGATACAATTCGATTTCGATTGGATTATACCAG GTCACGGTTGGAGAATCGAGTTCAAAGATTTTCAAGAGAAGAACACCGTTCTCGAAGCTTTTGTCCGGGAAAAGTATAACCAGTATTCCTCAAGCTACAAATAA
- the LOC121222619 gene encoding CASP-like protein 5B2 isoform X2: protein MALFGSPGKLSGLLLRIGQCFSAAASIGFMVSAHGFFNSTAFCYLIASMGIQVLWSFGLACLDFHALRSKTNLHNPVLVSLFVIGDWVTATLSLAAACSSAGVTVLYSRDLGYCRSPQIPCSHFKASILFAFISWFLLAVSSHVTFWLLAAV from the exons ATGGCCTTGTTTGGTAGTCCAGGAAAGTTAAGTGGACTATTATTAAGAATTGGGCAGTGTTTTTCTGCAGCTGCTTCAATTGGTTTCATGGTTTCTGCTCATGGTTTTTTTAACTCCACTGCTTTCTG CTATTTGATTGCGTCAATGGGGATTCAAGTTTTATGGAGCTTTGGACTTGCATGTCTCGATTTCCATGCTTTGAGGTCAAAGACAAACCTACACAATCCTGTCTTAGTAAGCTTGTTTGTTATTGGTGATTGG GTAACAGCCACATTATCACTTGCAGCAGCATGTTCATCTGCAGGTGTAACAGTTCTTTATTCAAGAGACTTGGGTTACTGCAGATCACCACAAATACCATGCTCCCATTTCAAAGCTTCCATTTTATTTGCCTTCATCTCATGGTTCCTGCTTGCCGTATCTTCCCATGTCACATTTTGGCTTTTGGCCGCTGTTTAA
- the LOC121222619 gene encoding CASP-like protein 5B1 isoform X1: MALFGSPGKLSGLLLRIGQCFSAAASIGFMVSAHGFFNSTAFCVNVRHATCSSIFQRELEEYMSRLFDCVNGDSSFMELWTCMSRFPCFEVTATLSLAAACSSAGVTVLYSRDLGYCRSPQIPCSHFKASILFAFISWFLLAVSSHVTFWLLAAV; the protein is encoded by the exons ATGGCCTTGTTTGGTAGTCCAGGAAAGTTAAGTGGACTATTATTAAGAATTGGGCAGTGTTTTTCTGCAGCTGCTTCAATTGGTTTCATGGTTTCTGCTCATGGTTTTTTTAACTCCACTGCTTTCTG TGTGAATGTGAGGCACGCTACCTGTTCGAGTATATTTCAGAGAGAACTTGAAGAATATATGTCCAG GCTATTTGATTGCGTCAATGGGGATTCAAGTTTTATGGAGCTTTGGACTTGCATGTCTCGATTTCCATGCTTTGAG GTAACAGCCACATTATCACTTGCAGCAGCATGTTCATCTGCAGGTGTAACAGTTCTTTATTCAAGAGACTTGGGTTACTGCAGATCACCACAAATACCATGCTCCCATTTCAAAGCTTCCATTTTATTTGCCTTCATCTCATGGTTCCTGCTTGCCGTATCTTCCCATGTCACATTTTGGCTTTTGGCCGCTGTTTAA
- the LOC121222620 gene encoding mannose-1-phosphate guanylyltransferase 1: MKALILVGGFGTRLRPLTLSVPKPLVEFANKPMILHQIEALKAVGVTEVVLAINYQPEVMLNFLKEFETKLGITITCSQETEPLGTAGPLALARDKLVDESGEPFFVLNSDVISEYPFKEMIEFHKAHGGEASIMVTKVDEPSKYGVVVMEESTGQVDKFVEKPKLFVGNKINAGIYLLNPSVLDRIELRPTSIEKEVFPKIAAEKKLYAMVLPGFWMDIGQPRDYITGLRLYLDSLRKKASPKLASGPNIVGNVLVHETAKIGEGCLIGPDVAIGPGCVVESGVRLSRCTVMRGVRIKKHACISSSIIGWHSTIGQWARVENMTILGEDVHVCDEIYSNGGVVLPHKEIKSSILKPEIVM, translated from the exons ATGAAGGCACTTATTCTTGTTGGAGGGTTTGGAACTCGATTGAGGCCATTGACTCTCAGTGTTCCGAAGCCACTTGTCGAATTCGCTAATAAACCCATGATCCTGCATCAG ATTGAGGCTCTCAAGGCTGTTGGTGTAACTGAAGTTGTGTTGGCTATTAATTACCAACCTGAG GTGATGTTGAACTTCTTGAAGGAGTTCGAAACTAAACTCGGGATCACGATCACGTGTTCTCAAGAGACTGAGCCGCTCGGCACTGCTGGTCCTCTTGCTTTGGCTAGGGACAAACTTGTTGACGAGTCCGGCGAACCGTTTTTTGTCCTTAACAGTGACGTTATCAGTGAGTATCCATTCAAAGAAATGATTGAATTCCACAAAGCTCATGGTGGAGAAGCTTCCATAATGGTAACCAAG GTGGATGAACCATCGAAATATGGTGTGGTGGTGATGGAAGAATCAACAGGACAAGTGGACAAATTCGTGGAAAAACCTAAATTGTTTGTTGGAAACAAAATCAATGCTGGGATTTATCTGCTGAACCCTTCTGTTCTTGATAGAATCGAACTGAGACCAACCTCGATTGAAAAAGAGGTCTTCCCGAAGATTGCAGCCGAGAAGAAGCTGTATGCAATGGTCCTACCAGGGTTTTGGATGGACATCGGTCAACCAAGGGACTATATTACCGGACTAAGACTCTATCTAGACTCCCTTCGAAAGAAAGCTTCACCTAAGTTGGCCAGTGGTCCAAACATTGTAGGAAACGTTTTGGTTCATGAGACTGCCAAAATCGGAGAAGGATGTTTGATCGGACCAGACGTGGCAATTGGTCCAGGCTGCGTTGTCGAGTCCGGAGTCAGACTTTCTCGTTGCACGGTGATGCGTGGAGTGCGCATCAAGAAACACGCATGCATATCCAGCAGTATCATCGGATGGCATTCCACCATTGGTCAATGGGCTAGAGTAGAAAACATGACCATCCTTGGAGAAGACGTTCACGTATGTGACGAAATTTACAGCAACGGCGGCGTGGTTTTGCCTCACAAAGAGATCAAATCGAGCATCTTGAAGCCGGAAATCGTCATGTGA